The Vicia villosa cultivar HV-30 ecotype Madison, WI linkage group LG1, Vvil1.0, whole genome shotgun sequence genome includes a region encoding these proteins:
- the LOC131657998 gene encoding uncharacterized protein LOC131657998, producing MEKPPALDQYDGTTDPDDHIRSIEAVMDYHVVRGSIKCRIFPTTLRKGAMTWYRNLPPDSIHSWTELKDLFLSHFTASRRQPKSEANLEAVIQGTNEPLRNYLDRFNKEAIQVQTTDYMKRYLLERGLLPGSDFKKAVKIEKVHSMNALLRKAQAFIAFEEGEAAAMKASRGNDAARSSNYEHSGSRRGHEKREDDRSLDTKERRGPSGRFNDYTPLNASRERILAECQNTDFKKSNIRPPKSNPARPGTDKSKYCKYHKSHGHMTEECIHLKDAIETLIKEGRLSRYTKKGEPSRRYD from the coding sequence atggaaaaaccacccgccTTGGATCAGTATGACGGGACCACCGACCCCGATGATCACATAAGGAGCATCGAAGCTGTCATGGACTACCATGTTGTCCGGGgatccatcaaatgccgcatctttccgaccacaTTAAGGAAAGGCGCGATGACATGGTACAGGAATCTGCCCCCtgactccatccactcctggactgAACTGAAGGACCTTTTCCTAAGCCACTTCACCGCCTCTCGTCGGCAACCGAAGTCGGAAGCAAATCTTGAAGCGGTAATCCAAGGTACCAACGAACCTTTAAGAaactacctcgacaggttcaacaaagaagctatCCAAGTGCAGACGacagactacatgaagaggtacctcCTCGAACGAGGGCTCCTCCCCGGAAGCGACTTCAAAAAGGCCGTGAAGATTGAGAAAgtccactccatgaacgccctccttcgcaaGGCTCAAGCCTTCATAGCATTCGAGGAGGGAGAGGCTGCTGCCATGAAAGCCTCGCGAGGCAATGATGCCGCTCGCAGTTCAAACTATGAGCACTCAGGCTCGAGACGCGGGCATGAAAAAAGGGAAGACGACAGGTCTCTCGATACCAAGGAGCGCCGAGGACCTTCCGGTCGCTTCAACGACTACACCCCTCTAAACGCCTCACGGGAACGGATTCTGGCCGAATGCCAAAACACTGACTTCAAGAAGTcgaacatcaggcccccgaaatCAAATCCCGCGAGGCCAGGAACcgacaagtccaagtactgcaaatACCATAAGAGTCATGGACACATGACCGAGGAATGCATTCACCTCAAGGATGCCATTGAAACATTGATCAAGGAGGGTCGCCTTTCGAGATACACAAAGAAAGGGGAACCTTCTCGGAGATACGACTAG